In the Solirubrobacterales bacterium genome, GATGATTTTCGAGGGGCCGATGCCGGACATCGACATCCTAAAGGCGCACATCCGTTCTCGACTGCACCTCGTCCCGCGTTACCGCCAGCGCCTCGCCTGGGCGCCGCTCGAAGCTGGCCGGCCCTTCTGGACAGATGACCCGGAGTTCAATCTTTCGTACCACGTGCGCGACGCCGCGCTACCTGCACCCGGCAACGACGAGCAGCTCGAGCTGATGTGCGCCCGCATCTTCAGCCAGCGCCTCGACCGGCAGAAGCCGCTCTGGGAGATGTGGCTGATCGACGGCCTCGCCGGCGGTCGCTTCGGCATGATCTTGAAGACGCACCACGCCGTCATCGATGGCATCGCTGGCGTGGATGTAGGAACGGTGCTTCTCGGCCTTGAGCCGACCACCGACATCGACGAGCCGCGGCCCTGGCGCCCGGGTCCGTTCCCGACCGGCGGGGAGCTGCTCGAGATCGGCCTGCGCGACGCCTCGCGTGCGCCCAAGAACGCAGCCCGCCGCGCTCTCGCGTTGGCGCGAGGCGATCAGGAAGCCCGCTCAGACCTTGGCGAGTTCGTCACTGGCGCGACCAAGGCGATCACCGAGACGATGGACGCCGCCCCGCGCACCCCGCTGAACGGCCCGATCACCCAGCACCGCCGCTTCAAGATCGTGCGCAACTCGCTGGACGACTTCAAAGAGATCAAGACCTTGCTGGACACGACTCTGAACGACGTCGTGCTCACTGTTACCTCAGACGCCCTCGGTCGCTGGTTGCGCTCGCGCTACTACCCGACCGACGGCCTGAAGCTGCGCGCCCTGGTCCCGGTCTCCACCCGCCCCAAGCAGAAGCGCGGCGAGGCCGCCAAGTCGGGCAACGAACTCCTCGCGATGCGCGGTTCGCTCCCGGTCGAAGAGATGGACACGCTCAAGCGCCTCAACTACATCAAGAACTCAATGGACGGGCTGAAGAAGAACAACCAGGCCGTCGCAGCCGACGCGCTCACTGCAGTCCAGAACTTCGCCCCGCCGACCATCCTGGCGCAGGCCAGCCGGCTCAACTTCTCGACGCGGCTCTTCAACCTACTTGTGACGAACGTGCCCGGCCCGCAGATGCCGCTCTACCTGCTCGACCGCCCGATGGTCGACGCCTTCCCGATCCCATTCCTGGCCGAGAACCACACGATGGCGGTTGCGGTTATGAGCTACCACGGACGGATCAACTTCGGGATTCTCGCCGACTACGACGCGGTGCCTGATGTTCAGGTGGTCGCTGATGGTCTTTCGGACTCGCGCGATGACCTTCTTGACGCGACGTCGCAAGTGAAGAGCAAGGTGCGCG is a window encoding:
- a CDS encoding wax ester/triacylglycerol synthase family O-acyltransferase — its product is MSQRELSRLSATDASFLVQERQGSHMHIGGLMIFEGPMPDIDILKAHIRSRLHLVPRYRQRLAWAPLEAGRPFWTDDPEFNLSYHVRDAALPAPGNDEQLELMCARIFSQRLDRQKPLWEMWLIDGLAGGRFGMILKTHHAVIDGIAGVDVGTVLLGLEPTTDIDEPRPWRPGPFPTGGELLEIGLRDASRAPKNAARRALALARGDQEARSDLGEFVTGATKAITETMDAAPRTPLNGPITQHRRFKIVRNSLDDFKEIKTLLDTTLNDVVLTVTSDALGRWLRSRYYPTDGLKLRALVPVSTRPKQKRGEAAKSGNELLAMRGSLPVEEMDTLKRLNYIKNSMDGLKKNNQAVAADALTAVQNFAPPTILAQASRLNFSTRLFNLLVTNVPGPQMPLYLLDRPMVDAFPIPFLAENHTMAVAVMSYHGRINFGILADYDAVPDVQVVADGLSDSRDDLLDATSQVKSKVREVMRSGTEVSALADVANRAAQTAARTKAKKSRASANVPTAEVVGIKPNGSASGSAATEKPTAKRKPSVKKPARKPAPPS